Proteins encoded together in one Anaerotignum propionicum DSM 1682 window:
- a CDS encoding NfeD family protein produces MLPWIVVLAILGLILVFAEMLIPGFGVFGVFGILSLLCSTIMAAKIYGVIVFMILLIALVALFFIMLMIAKKSGLYNKVVLYDRLESKDFDETRLEGLIGKIGVTQTTLRPYGVAEIDENNYDVCSLGDFIDKGKRVKVVQISGKTVTVKEWEE; encoded by the coding sequence ATGTTACCTTGGATTGTCGTGTTAGCCATACTAGGCTTAATTCTGGTTTTTGCAGAAATGCTTATTCCTGGGTTTGGTGTCTTTGGAGTTTTTGGTATTCTTTCATTATTATGCTCCACAATTATGGCGGCAAAAATCTATGGAGTCATCGTATTTATGATTTTGCTTATAGCATTGGTTGCTCTATTTTTTATAATGTTGATGATTGCTAAAAAAAGCGGATTGTATAACAAAGTGGTTCTGTATGACCGTCTGGAATCAAAGGATTTCGATGAAACCAGACTTGAAGGACTAATTGGGAAAATTGGTGTTACCCAAACTACACTGAGACCCTATGGTGTTGCTGAAATTGATGAAAATAACTATGATGTTTGCTCTTTAGGAGATTTTATTGACAAAGGAAAAAGAGTTAAGGTTGTTCAAATTTCAGGTAAGACAGTGACTGTAAAGGAATGGGAAGAATAA
- the yneA gene encoding cell division suppressor protein YneA yields the protein MNYYFVKRFMKKVRERAFLFITLGMILGLGTMVLGAQREQSQEVYYEAVFIHSGDTLWQIAKKYKADNEKVEHMISEIMKINGMRSENILSGESLIVPMKR from the coding sequence ATGAATTATTATTTTGTTAAAAGATTTATGAAAAAGGTACGTGAAAGAGCATTTTTGTTCATCACATTGGGCATGATTCTAGGCCTTGGAACCATGGTATTGGGTGCACAGAGAGAGCAATCACAAGAAGTTTATTATGAAGCTGTATTCATTCATTCTGGAGATACTCTATGGCAGATTGCCAAAAAATATAAGGCGGATAATGAAAAAGTAGAACATATGATTTCTGAAATCATGAAAATTAACGGAATGCGTTCTGAGAACATATTATCTGGTGAAAGTTTAATTGTTCCAATGAAAAGATGA
- the lexA gene encoding transcriptional repressor LexA — protein sequence MGDLSPKQRQILEYMKSEVREKGYPPSVREICEAVGLKSTSTVHGHLARLEKKGLIRRDPTKPRAIEILAPDFYDSPQKELVNVPIIGTITAGTPILAVENIEDTFPIPVEYIHNDTVFMLRVRGESMIEAGIFDKDLILVRQQNSANNGDIVVALIEDFATVKTFYREKDFIRLQPENSAMSPIIVRDVTILGKVIGLFRKF from the coding sequence ATGGGCGATTTGTCACCTAAGCAAAGACAAATTTTAGAATATATGAAATCCGAAGTGAGAGAAAAGGGCTATCCACCATCGGTACGTGAGATATGCGAAGCAGTTGGTTTAAAATCCACCTCAACTGTGCATGGTCACCTTGCCAGATTGGAAAAAAAGGGACTCATTCGGCGTGATCCAACCAAGCCACGGGCAATCGAAATATTGGCTCCCGATTTTTATGATTCCCCCCAAAAAGAATTGGTAAACGTGCCTATTATAGGAACCATTACCGCAGGCACACCAATTTTGGCCGTAGAAAATATTGAGGATACCTTTCCCATTCCTGTTGAATATATCCATAATGATACTGTGTTCATGCTGCGCGTAAGAGGAGAAAGTATGATTGAGGCTGGAATTTTTGATAAAGATTTAATTCTTGTCAGGCAGCAAAATTCCGCCAATAACGGAGACATCGTCGTCGCTCTGATTGAAGATTTTGCTACCGTTAAAACCTTTTATCGAGAAAAAGATTTTATCCGTCTACAGCCTGAAAACTCTGCCATGTCACCAATCATTGTTCGTGATGTGACAATCTTAGGCAAAGTAATTGGTTTATTCAGAAAATTCTAA
- a CDS encoding NAD(+) synthase: MFNYIKVAVAIPKLKVADCIYNKQEIMSVIKNAAEKKVKILTFPELSVTAYTCGDLFFQNPLLASAEKTLAEIAAETKELDMLILIGVPVLSDNQTFNCAALLHKGKILGLVPKTLLPNYSEFYEERWFASSDDLIQEEITFAGQVVPIGGDLIFAAENFPNLKVGVEICEDLWGPIPPSSYLSLYGATVLLNPSASNELAAKPGYRHQLIAQQSSRCLCAYAYASAGIGESTQDTVFSGHSLIYENGVLLGESESFSQENQLIYADVDLELLASERRKHTTYMSHLSRAHAQKFYREIKFSMVEDELDEFKRPITAKPFTPADDASLSKRCHDIFMIQTTGLARRMEHTHAKTLVIGISGGLDSTLALLVCVKACDFLNIPRDHVLGITMPGFGTTDRTYQNAVQLMKSLGISTREISIRAASLQHFEDIGHDPSVHDVTYENTQARERTQILMDISNQTGGIVVGTGDLSELALGWATYNGDHMSMYAVNAGIPKTLVRVLVNWVASTGELDQKASDILLDILDTPVSPELLPPDENGNINQKTEDLVGPYELHDFFLYQIIRFGFSPAKVLFLAEQAFGNAYSRETLLKWLKNFYHRFFMQQFKRSCLPDGPKVGALCLSPRSDWRMPTDASSRIWMEEVEKL; encoded by the coding sequence ATGTTTAACTACATTAAAGTTGCCGTTGCCATTCCCAAATTAAAGGTTGCTGACTGCATTTATAATAAGCAAGAAATCATGTCAGTAATCAAAAATGCGGCAGAAAAAAAGGTGAAAATTCTTACTTTTCCTGAGCTTTCCGTTACAGCATATACCTGTGGGGATTTGTTCTTTCAAAACCCCTTGCTAGCCTCTGCCGAAAAAACCTTAGCAGAAATTGCGGCAGAAACCAAGGAATTGGACATGCTAATATTAATTGGCGTTCCTGTTCTGTCCGATAATCAAACTTTCAATTGCGCTGCACTCCTTCATAAGGGGAAAATATTAGGTCTTGTTCCGAAAACATTACTTCCTAATTATAGCGAGTTTTATGAGGAGCGTTGGTTTGCATCATCCGATGATTTAATTCAGGAAGAAATCACTTTTGCCGGACAAGTTGTTCCCATTGGTGGGGACCTTATTTTTGCTGCGGAAAACTTCCCAAATCTCAAAGTAGGCGTGGAAATTTGTGAGGATTTGTGGGGACCAATTCCTCCAAGTTCCTATTTGAGTTTATATGGAGCCACAGTACTTTTAAATCCCTCGGCCAGTAATGAATTGGCAGCAAAACCGGGCTATCGCCATCAACTTATTGCTCAACAATCCTCCCGTTGTTTGTGTGCATATGCATACGCTTCCGCAGGAATTGGCGAATCCACGCAAGATACCGTTTTCAGTGGTCACAGCCTAATTTATGAAAATGGCGTTTTGCTTGGAGAATCAGAGTCATTTTCACAGGAAAATCAGCTGATTTATGCCGATGTGGATTTAGAACTTTTGGCTAGCGAACGCCGTAAGCATACCACTTACATGTCCCATCTTTCCAGAGCCCATGCACAAAAATTCTATCGAGAAATTAAATTTTCCATGGTCGAGGATGAATTGGATGAGTTTAAGAGACCTATTACTGCAAAACCCTTTACTCCTGCTGATGATGCCTCATTAAGCAAGCGTTGTCATGATATCTTTATGATTCAAACAACCGGTCTGGCAAGACGTATGGAACATACCCATGCCAAAACCCTAGTGATTGGAATTTCAGGTGGTTTAGACTCTACACTAGCTCTTTTGGTTTGTGTAAAGGCTTGTGATTTTTTGAATATTCCTAGAGATCATGTTTTAGGTATTACTATGCCGGGCTTTGGAACTACCGATCGAACATACCAAAATGCAGTTCAACTAATGAAGTCTCTTGGAATTTCCACCAGAGAAATTTCCATCCGTGCAGCCTCTTTACAGCATTTTGAGGATATCGGTCACGATCCTTCTGTCCATGATGTTACTTATGAAAACACGCAAGCCCGGGAACGCACCCAAATCCTGATGGATATTTCAAATCAAACAGGGGGAATCGTGGTTGGTACAGGGGATTTGTCTGAGCTTGCATTGGGCTGGGCAACCTATAATGGCGACCATATGTCCATGTACGCGGTTAATGCCGGTATTCCGAAAACATTGGTTCGAGTTTTAGTAAATTGGGTTGCATCCACAGGTGAATTAGATCAGAAAGCTTCCGATATTCTTCTTGATATTTTGGATACACCTGTAAGTCCGGAGTTATTGCCTCCTGACGAAAATGGAAATATTAATCAAAAAACCGAGGATTTGGTGGGTCCTTACGAGCTTCACGACTTTTTCCTGTATCAAATCATTCGATTTGGCTTCTCACCAGCCAAGGTATTATTTCTGGCAGAGCAAGCCTTCGGAAATGCATATTCCAGAGAAACGCTTTTGAAGTGGCTGAAAAACTTCTACCATCGCTTCTTTATGCAACAGTTTAAGCGTTCTTGTTTGCCCGATGGACCTAAGGTTGGTGCTTTATGTCTTTCTCCAAGAAGCGATTGGCGAATGCCGACGGATGCGTCCAGTCGAATCTGGATGGAAGAAGTTGAAAAATTATAA
- a CDS encoding sensor histidine kinase — translation MRKESIVKKQMLQYITTILICVLILGGILSVVYTQHYMKEKRNELIQQGRKISIAFTNAYRTGNLSNLSYELQVLEEYMGAGILMVNADGVVVLASPGLDEMMIGQSFAFQDLVEGVKEGNIVSSERKATTIFDVPTLVVGYPLSVGKMAGIFMCRSMPEMEQSLYQMYQVGVASIFVVFLFAILFSYLTSRKMTRPIKEMNDAAKVIASGNFEHRVEITSNDEFGELAKSFNHMAESLQNNDKTRRDFIANVSHDLRSPLTSMQGFLTAMLDGTVPLEKQEKYLHIVLEETLRLSRLTEGIVDLSRAESSKIILDESDFDLNEQIRANINLLEPQLNEKNAVIKAIFADQITMVHGDIDKISRVIQNLLSNAVKFSPTGGLIEVETTKTDRKKVLVSIKDHGIGISPEDQKYIFDRFYKADRTRNQDMQGSGIGLAIVREFLQAHNEGITVKSTQGDGSTFVFSLKMSEE, via the coding sequence ATGCGCAAAGAATCAATTGTGAAAAAACAAATGCTGCAATACATTACTACGATTCTTATTTGTGTGTTGATATTAGGTGGAATCCTATCTGTGGTTTACACACAGCATTATATGAAGGAAAAGCGCAATGAGCTGATTCAGCAAGGACGGAAGATTTCTATTGCATTTACAAATGCCTACCGAACAGGCAACTTAAGTAATTTGAGCTATGAACTGCAAGTATTGGAGGAATACATGGGTGCGGGAATCTTAATGGTAAATGCTGACGGTGTTGTTGTATTGGCATCACCGGGGCTTGATGAAATGATGATTGGACAATCCTTTGCCTTTCAAGATTTGGTGGAAGGGGTAAAGGAGGGAAACATTGTTTCCAGTGAAAGAAAGGCAACCACGATATTTGATGTGCCCACGCTGGTGGTTGGTTATCCCCTTTCTGTGGGAAAAATGGCGGGGATTTTTATGTGTCGTTCCATGCCTGAAATGGAGCAATCCCTATATCAGATGTATCAAGTGGGTGTTGCCAGCATTTTTGTCGTGTTTCTTTTTGCTATTTTGTTTAGCTATCTGACCTCCAGAAAGATGACTAGACCTATTAAAGAGATGAACGATGCCGCAAAGGTAATTGCCAGCGGAAATTTTGAACATCGGGTAGAAATTACAAGCAATGATGAATTCGGTGAATTGGCAAAAAGCTTTAATCATATGGCTGAGAGTTTACAAAACAACGATAAGACACGACGAGATTTTATCGCAAATGTTTCTCATGATTTACGCTCACCACTTACCTCTATGCAAGGGTTTCTTACGGCAATGCTAGATGGAACGGTACCTTTGGAGAAGCAAGAAAAATATTTGCATATTGTTTTGGAGGAAACGCTACGACTTTCTCGTTTAACAGAAGGAATTGTTGATTTAAGTCGGGCGGAGAGTAGTAAAATTATTTTAGATGAGTCTGACTTTGATTTAAATGAGCAAATTCGTGCTAACATTAATTTATTAGAGCCGCAGTTAAACGAAAAGAATGCCGTGATTAAAGCGATTTTTGCAGACCAAATTACCATGGTTCACGGAGATATAGACAAGATTTCCAGGGTGATTCAAAATTTATTGAGTAATGCTGTGAAGTTCTCACCAACAGGAGGGTTAATTGAGGTGGAAACAACAAAAACAGATCGGAAAAAGGTTTTGGTTTCCATCAAGGATCATGGAATTGGCATTAGTCCTGAGGATCAAAAATACATTTTTGACCGTTTTTATAAGGCTGATAGAACGCGTAATCAGGATATGCAAGGAAGCGGAATCGGATTGGCCATAGTAAGAGAGTTCTTGCAGGCTCACAATGAAGGTATTACCGTAAAAAGCACCCAGGGAGATGGTAGCACTTTTGTTTTTTCCCTTAAAATGTCGGAAGAATAG
- a CDS encoding response regulator transcription factor, giving the protein MNGKQKILIVDDDKHIAELISLYLEKEGFDTKEAYDGREAIKEIGAIKPDLVILDLMLPGMDGYQVCAEVRKTSNVPIIMLTAKGETFDKVLGLELGADDYMVKPFDSKELVARVKAVLRRYEPKQQEDANILRFPNLEINISNYSVTYHGKSLEFPPKEFELLYYLAEHPNRVFTREQLLDQIWGYEYIGDTRTVDVHVKRIREKLNQEDEWGILTVWSVGYKFGQK; this is encoded by the coding sequence ATGAACGGAAAACAAAAGATTTTGATTGTGGATGATGATAAGCATATTGCAGAGCTGATTTCTCTATATTTGGAGAAAGAGGGCTTTGATACCAAAGAAGCATATGACGGCAGAGAGGCAATCAAGGAGATAGGTGCAATTAAGCCGGATTTAGTTATTTTGGATTTGATGTTGCCTGGTATGGATGGATATCAGGTTTGCGCAGAAGTTCGAAAAACGAGTAACGTCCCAATTATTATGCTGACAGCAAAAGGTGAAACCTTTGATAAGGTTCTTGGATTGGAGCTTGGTGCTGATGATTACATGGTGAAGCCCTTTGATTCCAAGGAACTGGTGGCAAGAGTCAAGGCGGTTTTGCGGCGTTATGAACCAAAACAGCAGGAGGATGCCAACATCCTACGGTTTCCCAACTTGGAAATCAATATTTCAAATTATTCCGTGACCTACCATGGAAAAAGTTTAGAATTTCCTCCAAAGGAATTTGAGCTTTTGTACTATTTGGCGGAGCATCCCAATCGAGTTTTTACGAGAGAGCAGCTTTTAGATCAAATTTGGGGATATGAATATATTGGTGATACCAGAACCGTTGATGTGCATGTAAAGCGCATTCGAGAAAAATTGAATCAGGAAGATGAATGGGGTATTTTAACGGTATGGAGTGTTGGGTATAAATTTGGTCAGAAATGA
- a CDS encoding endonuclease MutS2 — translation MNKKALHTLEYDKIIEKLAAFAVSPMAKERARELQPATVMSDIALWQQETTEATDMILRKGTPSFGGFREIRPQLKRASMAGVLSISELMEIGEFLYVCRKMKNYGKHENKAEAYERMDEYFELLAPIPSLENEINRCILSETEISDDASAELRNIRKEIKISNEKVRDHLNGVISSSAYRNMLQDFVITIRNDRYCVPVKSEYRNTFPGMIHDQSNTGSTLFMEPLSVIQLNNKIKELQAKEKDEIRKILVELSRLVTENTMVLEANLELLTQMDFIFAKAGLSVSMGGTRPLFNTKGYIHIEKARHPLLDAKAVVPINIYLGKEFTTLLITGPNTGGKTVALKTLGLFTLMGQAGLHIPAFDHSQLAIFDNVFADIGDEQSIEQSLSTFSSHMTNIVKIMDEVTDDSLVLFDELGAGTDPTEGAALALAIIQELKVRKIRTAVTTHYSELKVYALSTKGVENACCEFDVETLRPTYRLLIGIPGKSNAFAISKRLGLQEYIINSAKEFISQDEARFEDVITDLEISKKSVAYEQERAEQYRIEAENLKIEVERQKEKTSEQKEKILQKAREEAKLIYAQAKEEADSIIKEMNRQAKEKGNQQKLLENRSKLKEKLSSVQEDFLKSKKIKPSHKVPENLQTGNRVYVISFDQNGVVLSPPDKNKEVMVQMGSMKAKIPLAELMLDDSAPKENKQKQSAPRAKVSKSQFISAEIDCRGQLVDEALANIDKYIDDAYLSGLKQIVIIHGKGTGALRTAVQSYLKTNSHVKSQRPGVYGEGEAGVTVVELK, via the coding sequence ATGAACAAAAAGGCATTACACACGTTGGAATATGACAAGATTATCGAAAAATTAGCCGCCTTTGCGGTTTCGCCGATGGCAAAGGAACGAGCCAGAGAACTGCAACCTGCAACGGTGATGAGCGATATTGCTCTATGGCAGCAAGAAACCACGGAAGCTACAGATATGATTTTGCGAAAAGGTACACCTTCCTTTGGTGGTTTTCGCGAAATAAGACCCCAGTTAAAACGGGCAAGCATGGCAGGGGTTCTCTCTATTTCCGAACTGATGGAAATTGGGGAATTTCTTTATGTGTGCCGAAAGATGAAAAATTATGGTAAGCATGAAAATAAAGCAGAAGCCTATGAACGAATGGACGAGTATTTCGAATTACTGGCGCCCATACCTTCCTTGGAAAATGAAATAAACCGATGCATTCTTTCTGAAACAGAGATTTCTGATGATGCAAGTGCAGAGCTTCGAAATATCCGTAAGGAGATTAAGATTTCCAATGAAAAAGTAAGAGATCACTTAAATGGAGTGATTTCTTCTTCGGCGTACCGCAATATGCTTCAGGATTTTGTAATTACTATTCGAAATGACCGTTATTGTGTTCCTGTAAAGAGTGAATACAGAAACACCTTTCCTGGTATGATACATGACCAATCCAACACAGGTTCCACTTTATTTATGGAGCCTTTGAGTGTTATTCAGCTGAATAATAAAATAAAGGAGCTTCAAGCAAAGGAGAAAGATGAAATTCGCAAAATCTTGGTGGAGCTTTCCCGTCTGGTTACGGAGAACACCATGGTTCTGGAAGCAAATCTGGAGCTTTTAACCCAAATGGACTTTATTTTCGCAAAGGCGGGTTTATCTGTCTCCATGGGGGGAACCAGACCTTTATTTAACACAAAAGGTTATATTCATATTGAGAAAGCTAGACATCCCCTTTTGGATGCAAAAGCTGTTGTGCCGATTAATATTTATTTGGGTAAGGAATTTACAACATTATTGATTACAGGTCCCAATACCGGTGGGAAGACGGTTGCCCTGAAAACCCTTGGTCTGTTCACACTGATGGGACAGGCAGGGCTTCATATTCCTGCTTTTGACCATTCACAATTGGCTATTTTTGATAATGTTTTTGCTGATATTGGCGATGAGCAGAGCATTGAGCAAAGTTTAAGCACATTCTCTTCCCACATGACCAATATTGTGAAAATTATGGATGAAGTGACAGATGATTCGTTGGTTCTTTTTGACGAATTGGGCGCAGGGACAGATCCTACGGAAGGTGCAGCCTTGGCACTTGCCATTATTCAGGAGCTAAAAGTAAGAAAAATTCGCACTGCTGTAACAACTCATTACAGTGAGCTTAAGGTATATGCTCTTTCAACGAAAGGCGTTGAAAATGCTTGCTGTGAGTTTGATGTGGAAACCCTTCGACCAACCTACCGCTTGTTAATTGGTATTCCCGGTAAAAGTAATGCCTTTGCCATTTCCAAGCGCTTGGGATTGCAAGAGTATATTATTAATAGTGCAAAAGAATTTATCAGTCAAGATGAGGCTAGGTTTGAAGATGTAATCACAGATTTGGAAATCAGCAAGAAATCTGTTGCCTATGAGCAAGAGCGTGCAGAGCAGTACCGTATAGAAGCGGAAAACTTAAAGATTGAGGTGGAACGGCAAAAAGAAAAAACCAGCGAGCAAAAGGAAAAGATTTTGCAAAAGGCAAGAGAAGAAGCTAAGCTGATTTATGCCCAGGCCAAGGAAGAGGCTGATAGCATTATAAAAGAAATGAACCGTCAAGCAAAAGAAAAGGGAAATCAGCAAAAGCTTTTGGAAAACAGGAGTAAGCTAAAGGAAAAGTTATCTTCTGTGCAAGAGGATTTTCTGAAATCCAAAAAGATAAAACCCAGCCATAAAGTGCCTGAGAATTTACAGACAGGAAATCGAGTTTATGTTATATCCTTCGATCAAAACGGTGTTGTCCTTTCTCCGCCTGATAAAAACAAAGAAGTTATGGTACAGATGGGAAGCATGAAGGCCAAGATTCCATTGGCAGAGCTGATGCTGGATGATTCCGCACCAAAGGAAAATAAGCAGAAACAGTCTGCTCCAAGGGCTAAGGTATCTAAGAGCCAATTTATTTCGGCTGAAATTGATTGTAGAGGACAGCTGGTTGATGAAGCTTTAGCAAATATAGACAAATATATTGATGATGCATATTTATCTGGACTAAAGCAAATTGTTATTATTCACGGAAAAGGAACGGGCGCTTTGCGTACAGCGGTGCAGAGTTATTTGAAAACGAACTCTCATGTAAAAAGCCAAAGACCAGGAGTATACGGTGAAGGTGAAGCAGGTGTTACGGTAGTTGAACTAAAGTAA
- a CDS encoding fructose-bisphosphatase class III, with amino-acid sequence MYSTDCTFTKEEMKYLKLLANQYKNINSAATEVMNLKAILNLPKGTEHFVSDIHGEAESFSHVLRNASGVIKNHISAIFGASLRESEKKALATLIYYPEKKLEMMTEQEEDLDDWYKITLHRLVRICKVISSKYTRSKVRKALPMEFAYIIEELLHEDSVSRDKEMYYNEIIRTIIDLEQADRFIIALANLIQRLAIDQLHVIGDIYDRGPNAAQIMDILAKYHSVDIQWGNHDIAWMGAAAGCQALICNVLRIQTRYANLDTIEEDYGINLIPLATFAMEKYADDPCAQFAPKGTEEMSDKDFNMIAKMHKAISIIQWKMEAQIIKRHPEFRMENRLLLDKINFEKGTIKIEGKEYQMNDINFPTVDPKDPYKLTPEEQIVMDKVKSSFVNSERLQAHTRVLFSKGSMYTIFNSNLLFHGGIPMNEDGTLKTVTFRGKQYSGKEYLDEVERTAREGYFSRPHSDNKRECMDIIWYLWCGEDSPLFGKKKMTTFERYFIDDKTTHKEVSNPYYTLRNEENVCKTVLSAFGLDPDASHIINGHVPVKVSKGESPIKAKGRLFVIDGGFAKAYQKVTGIAGYTLIYNSHGLVLVSHEPFVSTEVAIAEEKDILSSTVALQYTQDRIRVRDTDIGKKLLESIDELEKLLYAYKNGLIKEQ; translated from the coding sequence ATGTACTCGACAGATTGTACCTTTACGAAGGAAGAAATGAAGTATTTAAAATTACTGGCGAATCAATATAAAAATATCAATAGTGCGGCAACAGAGGTGATGAACCTCAAAGCCATATTGAATTTACCTAAGGGCACAGAGCATTTTGTATCTGATATTCATGGGGAAGCGGAATCCTTTAGCCATGTTCTTAGAAATGCTTCGGGTGTTATTAAAAACCATATCAGCGCAATCTTTGGCGCTAGCCTGCGGGAAAGCGAAAAAAAAGCTTTGGCAACTCTCATTTATTATCCGGAAAAAAAGCTGGAAATGATGACAGAGCAGGAAGAGGATTTGGACGACTGGTATAAAATTACGTTACATAGACTGGTTCGAATTTGCAAGGTAATTTCTTCAAAATATACACGCTCTAAGGTAAGAAAAGCACTACCCATGGAGTTTGCTTATATTATTGAAGAATTACTCCATGAGGATAGTGTTAGCCGCGATAAGGAAATGTACTATAACGAAATCATTCGTACAATTATTGATTTAGAACAGGCAGATCGTTTTATCATTGCGCTGGCAAATCTCATTCAAAGACTTGCAATTGACCAACTTCATGTAATTGGAGATATCTATGATAGAGGGCCTAATGCAGCACAAATTATGGATATTTTAGCAAAATACCACTCCGTTGATATTCAATGGGGTAACCATGATATTGCGTGGATGGGCGCTGCTGCGGGCTGCCAAGCACTTATTTGTAACGTTTTGCGTATTCAGACCAGATATGCTAATCTGGATACCATTGAGGAGGATTATGGAATTAATTTAATTCCCTTGGCAACCTTTGCTATGGAGAAATATGCAGATGATCCTTGTGCGCAATTTGCGCCAAAGGGCACTGAAGAGATGAGCGATAAGGATTTTAATATGATTGCCAAAATGCATAAGGCAATCTCCATTATACAATGGAAAATGGAGGCACAGATCATTAAGCGTCATCCGGAGTTCAGGATGGAAAATCGTTTGCTTTTGGATAAAATTAATTTTGAAAAAGGTACTATCAAGATTGAAGGAAAAGAATATCAGATGAATGATATAAATTTCCCAACTGTTGATCCCAAGGATCCATATAAGCTTACCCCCGAAGAACAGATTGTAATGGATAAGGTAAAATCCTCCTTTGTAAACAGTGAGAGATTGCAGGCACATACAAGGGTTCTTTTCAGCAAAGGCAGCATGTATACCATTTTTAACTCCAACCTTCTATTCCACGGTGGTATTCCCATGAATGAGGACGGGACGCTGAAAACAGTAACTTTCCGAGGCAAGCAGTACTCCGGAAAGGAATATTTGGATGAAGTGGAAAGAACAGCCAGAGAGGGTTACTTTAGCAGACCTCACAGTGATAATAAGCGTGAGTGCATGGACATCATTTGGTATTTATGGTGCGGTGAAGATTCTCCTCTGTTTGGTAAGAAAAAGATGACAACCTTTGAGCGGTATTTTATAGATGATAAAACAACCCATAAGGAAGTTAGCAATCCTTACTACACTTTGCGAAACGAGGAGAATGTATGTAAAACGGTATTATCTGCATTTGGTCTTGATCCTGATGCTTCCCACATCATCAATGGGCATGTGCCTGTAAAAGTATCCAAGGGAGAAAGCCCCATTAAAGCTAAGGGTAGACTTTTTGTTATAGATGGTGGGTTTGCCAAGGCGTATCAGAAGGTGACGGGTATTGCGGGTTATACTTTGATTTATAATTCCCATGGCTTGGTACTGGTTTCCCATGAACCCTTTGTTTCAACAGAAGTGGCCATTGCGGAGGAAAAGGATATTCTATCTTCTACGGTTGCATTGCAATATACCCAGGATCGTATTCGTGTAAGAGATACGGATATTGGTAAGAAATTACTAGAAAGTATTGATGAGTTGGAAAAATTGCTTTATGCATATAAGAATGGCTTAATCAAAGAGCAATAA